In Bos mutus isolate GX-2022 chromosome 2, NWIPB_WYAK_1.1, whole genome shotgun sequence, one DNA window encodes the following:
- the LOC102285953 gene encoding glycerol kinase, with product MAATKKAVLGPLVGAVDQGTSSTRFLVFNSKTAELLSHHQVEIKQEFPKEGWVEQDPKEILLSVYECIEKTCEKLGQLNIDISNIKAIGVSNQRETTVVWDKLTGEPLYNAVVWLDLRTQSTVESLSKSIPVNNNFVKTKTGLPLSTYFSAVKLRWLLDNVRKVQKAVEEDRALFGTIDSWLIWSLTGGARGGVHCTDVTNASRTMLFNIHSLEWDKELCEFFKVPMKILPNIRSSSEIYGLMKAGSLEGVPISGCLGDQSAALVGQLCFQDGQAKNTYGTGCFLLCNTGHKCVFSEHGLLTTVAYKLGRDKPVYYALEGSVAIAGAVVRWLRDNLGIIKTSEEIEKLANEVGTSYGCYFVPAFSGLYAPYWEPSARGIICGLTQFTNKCHIAFAALEAVCFQTREILDAMNRDCGIPLSHLQVDGGMTNNKILMQLQADILYIPVVKPSMPETTALGAAMAAGAAEGVGVWSLEPEDLSAVTMERFEPQINAKESEIRYSTWKKAVMKSMDWATTKSSENGDTGIFSSLPLGFFVVSSMVMLIGARYLSGVP from the coding sequence ATGGCAGCCACGAAGAAAGCAGTTTTGGGGCCGTTGGTGGGAGCAGTGGACCAGGGCACCAGCTCGACGCGCTTTTTGGTTTTCAATTCAAAAACAGCCGAACTACTTAGTCATCATCAAGTGGAAATAAAACAAGAGTTTCCTAAAGAAGGATGGGTGGAACAAGACCCTAAGGAAATCCTGCTGTCCGTGTATGAGTGTATAGAGAAAACGTGTGAGAAACTTGGACAGCTCAATATTGATATTTCCAACATAAAAGCTATTGGTGTCAGTAACCAGAGGGAAACCACTGTAGTCTGGGACAAATTAACCGGAGAACCTCTATACAATGCTGTGGTGTGGCTCGATCTGAGAACCCAGTCTACCGTTGAGAGTCTTAGTAAAAGCATTCCAGTAAATAACAACTTTGTCAAGACCAAGACGGGCCTTCCACTGAGCACTTACTTCAGCGCAGTGAAACTTCGTTGGCTTCTTGACAACGTGAGAAAAGTTCAAAAGGCAGTTGAAGAAGATAGAGCGCTTTTTGGGACCATTGATTCATGGCTTATTTGGAGCTTGACAGGAGGAGCCCGTGGAGGTGTCCATTGTACAGATGTAACAAATGCAAGCAGGACGATGCTTTTCAACATTCACTCTTTGGAATGGGATAAAGAGCTCTGTGAGTTTTTTAAAGTTCCAATGAAAATTCTCCCAAATATCCGGAGTTCTTCTGAGATCTATGGCCTAATGAAAGCTGGGTCTTTGGAAGGTGTGCCCATATCGGGGTGTCTGGGGGACCAGTCTGCTGCATTGGTGGGACAACTGTGCTTCCAGGATGGACAAGCCAAAAACACGTATGGGACAGGCTGTTTCTTACTATGCAATACAGGCCATAAGTGTGTATTTTCTGAACATGGCCTTCTGACCACAGTGGCTTACAAGCTCGGCAGAGACAAACCAGTATATTACGCACTAGAAGGTTCGGTAGCTATAGCTGGTGCTGTTGTTCGCTGGCTAAGGGACAATCTTGGAATTATAAAGACCTCAGAGGAAATTGAAAAACTTGCTAATGAAGTAGGTACCTCTTATGGTTGCTATTTCGTCCCAGCCTTTTCAGGCCTATATGCCCCTTATTGGGAGCCCAGTGCCAGAGGGATCATCTGTGGGCTCACTCAGTTCACCAATAAATGCCATATTGCTTTTGCTGCACTAGAGGCTGTTTGTTTCCAAACCCGAGAAATTCTGGACGCCATGAACCGCGACTGTGGAATTCCACTCAGTCATTTGCAGGTGGACGGAGGGATGACCAACAACAAAATTTTGATGCAACTGCAAGCCGACATTCTGTATATCCCGGTAGTGAAGCCCTCGATGCCGGAAACGACTGCCTTGGGAGCTGCCATGGCAGCAGGGGCTGCAGAAGGGGTCGGCGTGTGGAGTCTCGAGCCTGAGGATTTGTCAGCTGTCACGATGGAGCGGTTTGAACCTCAGATCAACGCCAAGGAGAGCGAAATTCGTTATTCCACATGGAAGAAAGCTGTAATGAAGTCCATGGATTGGGCTACCACTAAGTCTTCAGAAAATGGTGACACTGGCATCTTCAGTAGTCTACCCTTGGGCTTTTTTGTAGTGAGTAGCATGGTAATGTTAATCGGAGCCAGGTACCTCTCAGGTGTGCCATAA